The Deinococcus carri genome contains a region encoding:
- a CDS encoding helix-turn-helix domain-containing protein — MTLDSGNAISPLGVLPPPGPACVHLPLDVTPQELARYAVGLANARGGTILVGAPEGTGERDAGELHPLMVTHAIFELSGGRLTVNVQHHRQPGGAKVLAVFVPQAPYVLAAPDGAVLAWDGAHLVPVTPAESEPVPQQDYTAVVPPDASLADLDPHEVARLRGLGQRGGMGHLPDLDFLRELGLLLPSNGALRPTLAGILLAGTPAALRAHVPQAEVCFYHHQTPDVEFQFREDLLRPIPALLTRLAELIQARNRFTPVQVGLFRIEVWDQDEAVYREALLNALTHRDYTLRDAVHVHHYPDRLEIMNPGGLPGGITPGNILRHQPKRRNPLLAEVLARLGLVERAGVGVDKMYGLMLRCGKEPPEYTTYPDAVTLALHSPGFDADFVRFVARKQEEMQTLSLDMLIVLSLLAREGEATRAALARALQLPEDRTPRLLRGMEDHGLIARSGVGRGIAYTLAQEVRRALGRSAPITTGQDTSSQERSSESAEPTAPLRPESPPRQPRAPRAAPDPSGPTPAEVRAVALALARERGRVRNRELRDACDLNTQQAWRVLRRLVLEGHLVKRGTGTRDAAYELTTI; from the coding sequence GTGACGCTCGATTCTGGCAACGCGATTTCCCCACTGGGGGTACTGCCCCCGCCGGGGCCGGCGTGCGTGCATCTGCCGCTGGACGTGACGCCGCAGGAGCTGGCGCGGTACGCGGTAGGCCTGGCGAATGCGCGGGGCGGCACCATCCTGGTGGGGGCACCCGAGGGAACGGGCGAGCGCGACGCGGGTGAGCTGCACCCCCTGATGGTCACGCACGCGATTTTCGAGTTGTCGGGCGGGCGGCTGACCGTGAACGTGCAGCACCACCGCCAGCCCGGCGGGGCGAAGGTGCTGGCGGTGTTCGTGCCGCAGGCCCCCTATGTGCTGGCCGCCCCCGACGGCGCGGTGCTGGCCTGGGACGGCGCGCACCTCGTGCCCGTCACGCCCGCCGAGAGCGAGCCGGTGCCCCAGCAGGACTACACGGCGGTGGTGCCGCCTGACGCCTCGCTGGCCGACCTCGACCCACACGAGGTGGCCCGGCTGCGCGGCCTGGGACAGCGGGGCGGCATGGGCCACCTGCCCGACCTGGACTTCCTGCGCGAGCTGGGGCTGCTGCTGCCCTCGAACGGGGCGCTGCGGCCCACGCTGGCGGGCATCCTGCTGGCCGGGACCCCGGCGGCACTGCGGGCGCACGTGCCCCAGGCGGAGGTGTGCTTCTACCACCACCAGACGCCCGACGTGGAGTTCCAGTTCCGGGAGGACCTGCTGCGGCCCATCCCCGCGCTGCTCACCCGGCTGGCCGAGCTGATTCAGGCCCGCAACCGCTTCACGCCGGTGCAGGTGGGCCTCTTCCGCATCGAGGTGTGGGATCAGGACGAGGCGGTGTACCGCGAGGCGCTGCTCAATGCCCTCACGCACCGCGACTACACCCTGCGCGACGCCGTGCATGTGCACCACTACCCCGACCGGCTGGAGATCATGAATCCGGGCGGGCTGCCGGGCGGCATCACGCCGGGCAACATCCTGCGGCACCAGCCCAAGCGCCGCAATCCGCTGCTGGCGGAGGTGCTGGCCCGCCTGGGGCTGGTCGAGCGCGCGGGCGTCGGCGTGGACAAGATGTACGGCCTGATGCTGCGCTGCGGCAAGGAACCGCCCGAGTACACAACCTACCCCGACGCGGTGACGCTCGCGCTGCACTCGCCGGGCTTCGACGCCGACTTCGTGCGCTTCGTGGCCCGCAAGCAGGAGGAGATGCAGACCCTCTCGCTGGACATGCTGATCGTCCTGTCGCTGCTGGCCCGCGAGGGGGAGGCCACCCGCGCCGCCCTCGCCCGCGCCCTGCAACTCCCCGAGGACCGCACGCCCCGGCTGCTGCGCGGCATGGAGGACCACGGCCTGATCGCCCGCTCGGGGGTGGGGCGCGGCATCGCCTACACGCTCGCCCAGGAGGTGCGGCGGGCACTGGGCCGCAGCGCACCTATTACCACGGGGCAGGACACCAGTTCCCAGGAACGCAGCAGCGAATCCGCCGAGCCGACCGCACCACTCCGGCCCGAGTCGCCTCCCCGCCAGCCCCGCGCCCCCCGCGCGGCACCCGACCCCAGCGGCCCCACCCCCGCCGAGGTGCGGGCGGTCGCGCTGGCGCTGGCCCGCGAACGGGGCCGGGTCCGCAACCGCGAGCTGCGGGACGCCTGCGACCTGAACACCCAGCAGGCCTGGCGGGTGCTGCGCCGCCTGGTGCTGGAAGGGCACCTGGTCAAACGCGGCACCGGCACCCGTGACGCCGCCTACGAGCTGACGACGATCTGA
- a CDS encoding DUF3293 domain-containing protein — protein MSAGLRAAFLGTTYGTAQERFRLKERRRPAPSWARGPWAIVTAWNPGAARALQATNAQDAADLLARVRAGGFSPLPAHNGEGQWREEALLIPGAQLSQAVAWGNDFGQAAVLWGTGARVALVWLDGAGKVAGLERFWAGRVVGAGADG, from the coding sequence GTGAGCGCCGGGCTGCGCGCCGCCTTTCTGGGCACCACCTACGGCACCGCCCAGGAGCGCTTCCGGCTGAAGGAGCGGCGGAGGCCGGCTCCCTCCTGGGCGCGTGGCCCGTGGGCCATCGTCACCGCCTGGAATCCGGGGGCTGCGCGGGCACTCCAGGCCACCAACGCCCAGGACGCGGCCGACCTGCTCGCCCGCGTCCGTGCCGGGGGTTTCTCTCCCCTCCCCGCCCATAACGGCGAGGGCCAGTGGCGCGAGGAAGCCCTGCTGATTCCCGGCGCACAGCTGTCTCAGGCCGTGGCCTGGGGAAACGATTTCGGCCAAGCGGCGGTGCTGTGGGGCACGGGCGCGCGGGTCGCGCTGGTGTGGCTGGACGGCGCGGGCAAGGTCGCCGGGCTGGAGCGGTTCTGGGCGGGGAGGGTCGTGGGAGCGGGGGCTGACGGCTGA
- the truD gene encoding tRNA pseudouridine(13) synthase TruD, translating into MVGHIVSLVFDWSALAALTDTPGTGGRLRAAPEDFRVEEVPAYPLSGEGEHLFVHLEKTGHTTAHVLRELSAQLGVRDRDVGVAGLKDRHAVTTQWISLPAKYEARLAAFGMDGVRVLDTRRHGNKLGLGHLRGNRFVVRVRDAAGTAEGARTTLALLIVHGVPNYFGPQRFGLHGLNAEEGLRVLRGESGLRDPRVRRFLTTSVQSLVFNQFLSLRLARGVFDRLLAGDMAKKHDTGGVFLVEDAAAESPRAERGEVSATGTLFGKKARPLTLDAGELEREALAAFGLSPEVFASRRGDRRLTRVFPEDTEVHPQEDGYTVAFTLPRGSFATSVLRELMKTEVDIPAGTEDSAEDSGEDAG; encoded by the coding sequence ATGGTGGGCCACATCGTGAGTCTGGTTTTTGACTGGTCGGCGCTCGCCGCGCTGACGGACACCCCTGGCACAGGGGGCCGTCTGCGGGCCGCGCCGGAGGATTTCCGGGTGGAGGAGGTGCCCGCCTATCCCCTCTCGGGCGAGGGCGAACACCTTTTCGTGCATCTGGAAAAGACGGGGCACACCACCGCCCATGTGCTGCGCGAGTTGTCGGCCCAGCTCGGCGTGCGCGACCGGGACGTGGGTGTGGCCGGGCTGAAGGACCGCCACGCGGTGACGACCCAATGGATCAGCCTGCCGGCGAAGTACGAGGCCCGCCTCGCCGCCTTCGGTATGGATGGCGTCCGGGTGCTGGACACGCGGCGGCACGGCAACAAGCTGGGGCTGGGGCACCTGCGCGGCAACCGCTTCGTGGTGCGGGTGCGGGACGCGGCGGGGACGGCGGAGGGGGCGCGGACCACGCTGGCCCTGCTGATCGTGCATGGCGTGCCGAACTACTTCGGGCCGCAGCGCTTCGGCCTGCACGGCCTGAATGCCGAGGAGGGGCTGCGGGTGCTGCGCGGCGAGTCGGGCCTGCGCGACCCGCGCGTGCGCCGCTTCCTGACCACCAGCGTGCAGAGTCTGGTGTTCAACCAGTTTCTGAGCCTGCGCCTGGCACGCGGCGTCTTCGACCGGCTGCTCGCGGGCGACATGGCGAAAAAGCACGACACGGGGGGCGTCTTTCTGGTCGAGGACGCTGCCGCCGAGTCCCCCCGCGCCGAGCGGGGCGAGGTCAGCGCCACCGGCACGCTGTTCGGCAAAAAGGCCCGCCCCCTGACCCTGGACGCGGGCGAACTGGAACGCGAGGCGCTGGCCGCCTTCGGCCTCTCGCCCGAGGTCTTCGCCTCACGCCGGGGCGACCGCCGCCTGACCCGCGTGTTTCCCGAGGACACGGAGGTTCATCCCCAGGAGGACGGCTACACCGTGGCCTTTACCCTCCCCAGGGGCAGCTTTGCCACCAGCGTCCTGCGGGAACTGATGAAGACGGAGGTGGACATTCCGGCGGGCACGGAAGACAGTGCGGAAGACAGCGGGGAGGACGCCGGATGA
- a CDS encoding peptidylprolyl isomerase: MKNKKAVNVLLGVLALLLVVGMAYQFTPNLGSMFGSQTKGTPALKVNGQTVTAEELEAVRRSVPVLSSVDSGLLADDFKTLVVAQKVRQALVTQAATDIDVSRADVNAEVKKVREQNNLTDNKAWTDALQQAGLTDSAFRQQTRDQLAVNRKIEALQKAVPPATDAEARMYYDLNPQGFQTDARIVGREIVVSDEAKAKSLLAQVRSGADFAQLAGQNSTEFKDRGGALGPLENGSPRPVAQVALPSEVGTAAFALTQGGVTDVVPSGGKFYIVKVEKYLPPATKPFAQARADAVTAVTKQKKDAALEQWVTGLERGAKIEVIDPNWKTENPAVASVAGQNVPYSDVVAQVAGNEQFANLMGQVPAEQVAQLANSILKPQVVEQLIDGYAAPTIVGQKKLPLVGTRQELAAALAAYGARDVKVSDADVQKFYLQNAKLFETPASATVSEASFADRAAALAFRQGWNGQGDFVAAASKAGGTVSERGEVQPGTPEAPGTLNPALEAAVFTAKDLRTAGEGSLSDVVKVGNRYSVAYVTDLKRAAVQPLAEVRDRIREQVLAQKRGEVGHAYLAKEVAALKPVNNLQKVLAAQEKRVAAATPKTPAPANPVTPGGAGQGSAEQGSTGAGQSSGQTGSSAPATTPEPATR, translated from the coding sequence GTGAAGAACAAGAAGGCCGTGAACGTCCTGCTGGGCGTTCTCGCACTGCTGCTGGTGGTCGGGATGGCCTACCAGTTCACGCCCAATCTCGGCTCCATGTTCGGCAGCCAGACCAAGGGCACGCCCGCGCTGAAGGTCAACGGCCAGACCGTGACCGCCGAGGAACTTGAGGCGGTGCGCCGCAGCGTCCCGGTGCTGAGCAGCGTCGACAGTGGCCTGCTGGCCGACGACTTCAAGACCCTGGTGGTCGCGCAGAAGGTGCGCCAGGCGCTGGTCACGCAGGCGGCGACCGACATCGACGTGAGCCGCGCCGACGTGAACGCAGAGGTCAAAAAGGTCCGCGAGCAGAACAACCTCACCGACAACAAGGCCTGGACGGACGCACTGCAACAGGCGGGCCTGACCGATTCGGCCTTCCGGCAGCAGACCCGCGACCAACTGGCCGTGAACCGCAAGATCGAGGCGCTCCAGAAGGCCGTGCCGCCGGCCACCGATGCCGAGGCGCGGATGTACTACGACCTGAACCCCCAGGGCTTCCAGACCGACGCCCGCATCGTGGGCCGCGAGATCGTGGTCAGCGACGAGGCCAAGGCCAAGAGCCTGCTCGCGCAGGTGCGGAGCGGCGCGGACTTCGCGCAGCTGGCCGGCCAGAACAGCACCGAGTTCAAGGACCGCGGCGGCGCGCTCGGTCCCCTCGAAAACGGCAGCCCCCGCCCCGTGGCGCAGGTGGCCCTGCCCAGCGAGGTCGGCACGGCGGCCTTTGCCCTGACCCAGGGCGGCGTGACCGACGTGGTGCCCAGCGGCGGCAAGTTCTACATCGTGAAGGTCGAGAAGTACCTGCCGCCCGCTACCAAGCCCTTCGCGCAGGCCAGGGCCGACGCCGTGACCGCCGTGACCAAGCAGAAAAAGGACGCCGCCCTGGAACAGTGGGTGACGGGCCTGGAGCGCGGGGCCAAGATCGAGGTGATCGATCCCAACTGGAAGACCGAGAACCCGGCGGTCGCCAGCGTGGCCGGCCAGAATGTCCCCTACTCGGACGTGGTGGCGCAGGTCGCGGGCAACGAGCAGTTCGCCAACCTGATGGGGCAGGTGCCCGCCGAGCAGGTGGCGCAGCTCGCCAACAGCATCCTCAAGCCGCAGGTGGTGGAGCAGCTGATCGACGGCTACGCGGCCCCCACCATCGTGGGGCAAAAGAAGCTGCCCCTGGTGGGCACCCGCCAGGAACTCGCCGCCGCGCTGGCCGCCTACGGTGCGCGTGACGTGAAAGTCAGCGACGCCGATGTGCAGAAGTTCTACCTCCAGAACGCCAAGCTGTTCGAGACGCCCGCCAGCGCCACCGTCAGCGAGGCCAGCTTCGCGGACCGTGCGGCCGCGCTCGCCTTCCGCCAGGGCTGGAACGGCCAGGGCGACTTCGTGGCGGCGGCGTCCAAGGCGGGCGGCACCGTCAGCGAGCGCGGCGAGGTGCAGCCGGGCACGCCCGAGGCCCCCGGCACCCTCAATCCGGCCCTCGAAGCCGCCGTGTTCACCGCCAAGGACCTGCGCACCGCCGGTGAGGGCAGCCTCAGCGACGTGGTGAAGGTGGGCAACCGCTACTCGGTCGCCTACGTGACCGACCTCAAGCGCGCCGCCGTGCAGCCGCTGGCCGAGGTCCGTGACCGGATTCGGGAGCAGGTGCTGGCCCAGAAGCGCGGCGAGGTCGGCCACGCCTACCTGGCGAAGGAAGTCGCCGCCCTGAAGCCCGTGAACAACCTCCAGAAGGTGCTGGCCGCCCAGGAGAAGCGCGTGGCGGCGGCCACCCCCAAGACCCCGGCTCCGGCGAACCCGGTCACACCGGGGGGCGCTGGGCAGGGCAGCGCGGAGCAGGGCAGCACCGGCGCGGGTCAGAGCAGCGGCCAGACCGGCAGCAGCGCCCCGGCCACCACGCCGGAACCGGCCACCCGCTAA
- a CDS encoding SIS domain-containing protein encodes MNLLSLLEELPGSYAGPVQPEPGPHGLIGVGEGALAAHLAATLVPATLVRGGTQFVVSSADAGDAARDYADLAEVAGAAVRRVSTGGSAGEVDVLVPGGVTVTYHAAQYLAHASGHADQAEEAERLLAALRDRCAPHLLEGNPARDLAWTLWGRVPLLLAAEGAEALPHAWQSLLGRVGKTLAVPLLGDPLAVVTGAFEAQHEKGDAKVALFLGDTDPTLDVAREVLETRIDEVLHVPAPEGGNPQHPNGYAAQLALWYFGAWVAAYLAERYGLEAGDPPMLARAQAALAGDTGPDALTAPLGGEDVRRTELVRDWRENRPDEGEEEDYDEDLDEDNPEED; translated from the coding sequence ATGAACCTGCTTTCCCTTCTGGAAGAGCTGCCCGGCAGCTATGCGGGGCCGGTCCAGCCCGAACCCGGTCCCCACGGTCTGATCGGGGTGGGCGAGGGTGCCCTGGCCGCCCACCTGGCCGCCACGCTGGTGCCCGCCACCCTGGTGAGGGGCGGCACGCAGTTCGTGGTGTCGAGTGCCGACGCGGGGGACGCCGCGCGCGACTATGCGGACCTGGCCGAGGTGGCGGGCGCGGCCGTGCGCCGGGTCAGCACCGGCGGCAGCGCGGGGGAGGTGGACGTGCTGGTGCCGGGCGGCGTCACCGTGACGTACCACGCCGCGCAGTACCTCGCGCACGCGAGCGGGCACGCGGACCAGGCGGAGGAGGCCGAACGGCTGCTCGCTGCCCTCCGCGACCGCTGCGCCCCCCACCTCCTGGAAGGCAACCCCGCCCGCGACCTGGCCTGGACACTGTGGGGCCGCGTGCCGCTGCTGCTGGCCGCCGAGGGGGCCGAGGCCCTCCCACACGCCTGGCAGTCGCTGCTGGGGCGGGTGGGCAAGACGCTGGCCGTGCCGCTGCTGGGGGACCCGCTCGCGGTGGTCACCGGGGCCTTCGAGGCGCAGCACGAGAAGGGCGACGCCAAGGTGGCCCTGTTCCTGGGCGACACCGACCCCACGCTCGACGTCGCGCGCGAGGTCCTCGAAACGCGCATCGACGAGGTCCTGCACGTCCCCGCCCCGGAGGGCGGCAACCCCCAGCACCCCAACGGCTACGCCGCGCAGCTCGCCCTGTGGTATTTCGGCGCGTGGGTCGCCGCGTATCTGGCCGAGCGCTACGGCCTGGAGGCGGGCGACCCGCCCATGCTCGCCCGCGCCCAGGCGGCCCTGGCCGGGGACACCGGTCCCGACGCCCTCACGGCTCCCCTGGGAGGCGAGGACGTGCGCCGCACCGAGCTGGTGCGCGACTGGCGCGAGAACCGCCCGGACGAAGGTGAGGAGGAGGACTACGACGAGGACCTGGACGAGGACAACCCCGAGGAGGACTGA